The following DNA comes from Halorhabdus tiamatea SARL4B.
GCCCGATCGCCAACTGCAGGCGCTTGGCGACAGCATCCCTGAGTCGATCGGCCCGGTCGGCGTCGATGTCGGCCGCTACGGCGTCCTCGCCCACGAGACTGCTCGATCCCGCCGTATCGATCACGACTGACGCCAGTTTCCGGCGTCGCTGGAAGACCGTCCGTGAAGAGAGAACAGTCTGGACGCGGTAGGTCGGGACGACCGTGATCCGGCGCGACCAGAACCCGTTCCGGGTCAGGACGTACTCCTCGCCCAGATAATAGCCGCGATGACGCCACTTGAGGTGGGCTGCGACGGGCGCAAACGGGAGGATAGCCGCTGTCAGGTACCACGGCCCCGAGACGTCGGGGTGGAACGTGACTGCGAACGTGCCCGCGATCACGACGAGGGCGACCAGGAGATACCTGACGGCGTAGCGCTCACGCGCCCGTTTCGGCGGTCGCTCGAAGGTCACGTCGCCGAACGGTTCGATCGACTGGGCGAGTTCGAACACGCGGTCGCGCTCGGCGATCGGAACGGCCGACTGGGAGCGAGCGCCAGAGCCCTGGCCCGGCGCGTAGCCCGCCGTCTCGATCGTCAGACTCGCGTACCCGAGCAGCCGAGCCAGCACGTTCTCGCGGATCGAAACCGTCTGGACCTTCTCGATCGGGATCGACCCGCTGTATCGCTGGAGCAGGCCACGTTCGTAGCGGTACTCGTCGCCGTAGGCACCCAACTGGAAATCGTAGTACTGCAACATCGAGACGACGCCGCTGACGATCGCCAGGGCGACGATCGTTCCGAGTCCGACGAGCGGCCCGATCAGAAAGAACGACCCGACGTCAGGGAGCGTGCTGGCGATCGCCGTCGGCCCGAAGACTGACAACCCAACCAGGACGAGCGGGACGAGTCGGAAGTCCATCGACACGATCCCGAGGATCCCGAGTTCGCGGGGAGAGATCGCAAACAGGGATTCGGACTCCCGCTCGGTGGTGGTCGCCTCCTCGCCCGCGTCCGTGCGCTTTCGCCGTCCGACTTCCGCCTGTAGTCGCTCGGCTTCCGTCCGGTTTACGTACTTCAGTTGGGCCTCCGTCTGGCCGCCGCCGGCGGTCTCGAGGCGGACCTCGGCGATACCGAGCAGTCGCTGGATCACGTTCTGTCTCACGTCGACGTTCTGGATCCGTCGATAGGGGATCTCCCGATCGCGACGCGAGAAGACCCCTGACTCGATGTCGAAGGTATCCTCGGTGAGTTCGTAGGTGAATCGTCGAAAGTAGGCGACGTTCCAGCCGGCGACCAGCGCGATCCCGAGGACCGCGATGGCGAGGAAGATCCCGGCTCCTTGCAGCAAATTCCCGCCGGAACCGCCGGAGCCGGCGACACCAGCGACGACGATAGCACCCCCGATCTGGGTGCTGTTCTCGGCGATCCGATAGGGGATCGAGAGTGGGTCGAGTCGCATGGTCAGACGGCGTCGTCCCCGGTCGATTCCTTCGCGAGCAGTTTCAGACGATCCTGGAGGTCCTCGGCGTCGTCGGGTGTCAACCCGGCGATCGTGACGTCTGCCCCCCGGGACCCGGCGGTGTAGACCACCAGCGACGAGAGGCCGAGCAGTCGGTCGATCGGCCCGCGATTCGTGTCGATATGCTGCACCCGGACGAACGGGACGACGGTCTTGACGTGGGTGATCACGCCACGCTCGAGGGAGAGGGCGTCCTCGCGTACTTCGTAGCGCCAGGAACGATACAGCAACAGGACGTGCCCGATCCCCAGTATCGCGACGAGGAGGCCGACGCCGACGCCGGGGAGCGGCCCCCACTCGAGGACGAACACGCTGATCGCGCCCACGACGGCACCGACGACAGCCGCTACCGCCAGCACTCGGAATGCCCATTTCCACCGGATCGTCGCCTCGATCGTTCGGGGCTCGGTCAGGAGCGCTTCGCTGTCCATCTCGCGGTGTGTCGGGGATCCACTCTCGTCGCCGGAATGGCTCGCCTGTCGGTCGCCGCCGGTCACCGCCTCGCCCGGATCGCCCTCCGGTTCGGACGGTGCCAGCGAGTCTCGGGATGGCGAATCGTCGTCGGTCATGACACCACCGTCCGACGGGGAGCGGCTTAACGGTACTGTTGGACTCCGGGTGTGTCGTCCCAGGTCACTGTGTCGAGGCGGCCGTAGTGACAGTCACCGATGAAGACAGGACAGTTAGGGCGACATCGCCGATCAATCCACCGACGTGCTGGTCAACGCCGCCGGCACCGGTCTGTGGAGTGGGTCGGACGTGGCTGGCGCGCTCCGTCGGGCCGCCGAAGACATCAACGCGAACGGATGAGGTGGTCGTCACCGGCGAACCAACCCTTATTGGGGCGGCGACCGACGTATTGAACATGGCAGATGTCATCGTCGCCGGCGGCGGTCCCGCCGGCCTGAGTGCCGCACTGTTCACCGCGAAAAACGACCTCGAGACGCTCGTCTTCGACACCGACGAGACCTGGATGCACAAGGCCCACCTGTTCAACTACCTGGGCATCGACTCGATGGACGGCAGCGAGTTCATGGACGTCTCCCGCGAGCAAGTCGAGGCGTTCGGCGTCGATCTCAGTCAGGGAGAGGAGGTCACCGCCGTCGAAGAGACCGGCGATGGATTCACCGTCGAGACCGACGACGGCGAGTACGCCGCCGACTACGTCGTCCTGGCGACCGGGGCCGACCGCTCGCTCGCGACGGAACTCGGGTGTGCGACCACCGAGGAGGGTATCGTCGACGTCGGCGTCGACATGGAGACCAGCGTCGAAGACGCCTACGCGACCGGGGCGATGGTCCGGGCCGAGGAGTGGCAGGCAGTCATCGCCGCCGGCGACGGCGCGGCGGCCGCACTCAACATCCTCTCGAAGGAGAAAGGCGAGCACTACCACGA
Coding sequences within:
- a CDS encoding NAD(P)/FAD-dependent oxidoreductase codes for the protein MADVIVAGGGPAGLSAALFTAKNDLETLVFDTDETWMHKAHLFNYLGIDSMDGSEFMDVSREQVEAFGVDLSQGEEVTAVEETGDGFTVETDDGEYAADYVVLATGADRSLATELGCATTEEGIVDVGVDMETSVEDAYATGAMVRAEEWQAVIAAGDGAAAALNILSKEKGEHYHDFDVPADAE
- a CDS encoding PH domain-containing protein — protein: MDSEALLTEPRTIEATIRWKWAFRVLAVAAVVGAVVGAISVFVLEWGPLPGVGVGLLVAILGIGHVLLLYRSWRYEVREDALSLERGVITHVKTVVPFVRVQHIDTNRGPIDRLLGLSSLVVYTAGSRGADVTIAGLTPDDAEDLQDRLKLLAKESTGDDAV
- a CDS encoding PH domain-containing protein translates to MRLDPLSIPYRIAENSTQIGGAIVVAGVAGSGGSGGNLLQGAGIFLAIAVLGIALVAGWNVAYFRRFTYELTEDTFDIESGVFSRRDREIPYRRIQNVDVRQNVIQRLLGIAEVRLETAGGGQTEAQLKYVNRTEAERLQAEVGRRKRTDAGEEATTTERESESLFAISPRELGILGIVSMDFRLVPLVLVGLSVFGPTAIASTLPDVGSFFLIGPLVGLGTIVALAIVSGVVSMLQYYDFQLGAYGDEYRYERGLLQRYSGSIPIEKVQTVSIRENVLARLLGYASLTIETAGYAPGQGSGARSQSAVPIAERDRVFELAQSIEPFGDVTFERPPKRARERYAVRYLLVALVVIAGTFAVTFHPDVSGPWYLTAAILPFAPVAAHLKWRHRGYYLGEEYVLTRNGFWSRRITVVPTYRVQTVLSSRTVFQRRRKLASVVIDTAGSSSLVGEDAVAADIDADRADRLRDAVAKRLQLAIGHRETPE